The following proteins are co-located in the Styela clava chromosome 15, kaStyClav1.hap1.2, whole genome shotgun sequence genome:
- the LOC144411856 gene encoding eukaryotic translation initiation factor 4 gamma 2-like — protein MRYADNIEKTLRSRVRNPSDKILDGELSLKSSNIRVFGLVGSWRDAGRRLPFLTLPVDPSTKVKGEDWITRAFEEKASQSKSAMITILEGKQLQFLFPSLDHIIKHSSLVEGIEGTQNPLRDIKGKERQLLVEMEPVLQKFLHDKPKLQLHALYAAQVFCCNEEFPKGLLLRLSNGLYEEDVVDGRLTMCGGKMLMNSIVERGRHCFR, from the exons ATGA GGTATGCAGACAACATTGAAAAAACTCTCAGATCTCGAGTCAGAAATCCCTCTGATAAAATCCTCGATGGGGAACTTTCTCTCAAGAGTAGTAATATTCGAGTTTTTGGCCTTGTCGGATCTTGGAGAGATGCTGGTCGGAGGCTACCATTTTTGACTCTTCCTGTTGACCCTTCAACAAAGGTCAAGGGTGAAGATTGGATCACTCGTGCGTTTGAAGAAA AAGCATCTCAGTCCAAATCTGCAATGATTACAATCCTAGAAGGAAAACAACTGCAATTCCTGTTCCC CTCTCTGGATCATATCATCAAGCATAGCAGTCTGGTGGAGGGCATAGAAGGAACGCAAAATCCATTGAGGGACATTAAAGGAAAAGAGCGCCAACTACTGGTCGAAATGGAACCTGTATTGCAGAAATTTCTTCATGATAAGCCAAAGTTACAATTGCATGCTTTGTATGCTGCTCAAGTCTTCTGCTGTAACGAGGAATTCCCGAAAG GTCTTCTGCTCAGATTGTCCAATGGTTTGTATGAAGAAGATGTTGTTGATGGGAGACTTACTATGTGTGGAGGGAAGATGTTAATGAACAGTATTGTGGAAAGGGGAAGGCATTGTTTCAG GTGA